One genomic window of Punica granatum isolate Tunisia-2019 chromosome 1, ASM765513v2, whole genome shotgun sequence includes the following:
- the LOC116214314 gene encoding CBL-interacting serine/threonine-protein kinase 25-like gives MGDAVQQPNGQLRAPRNVLFGKYEMGRFLGQGTFAKVYYGKNIESQESVAIKVINKDHVKKEGLMEQIKREISVMRLVRHPNVVELKEVMATRGKIFFVMEYVRGGELFAKVAKGKLKEDAARKYFQQLVSAVDFCHSRGVSHRDLKPENLLLDENEDLKVSDFGLSALPEQLRIDGLLHTQCGTPAYVAPEVLRKKGYDGAKADTWSCGVILYVLLAGYLPFQDENLMKMYRKVFKAEYEFPPWFSTDAKRLISKLLVADPERRITIPAIMRSPWFQKGFRKPVAFSIQEKEVDELKEQEESFSAERELVRSNSKPRFYNAFEFISSMSSGFDLSSLFESKRKSASMFATKCSASAIVGKLEAVAKKLNFGLLSVKDYKVKLQGRSEGRKGKLAVTAEVFEVAPEVVLVEFSKCSGDTLEYKRFCEDEVRPALKDIVWSWQGENNSHQ, from the coding sequence ATGGGCGATGCGGTACAGCAACCTAATGGGCAACTGAGGGCTCCGAGAAATGTCCTGTTTGGCAAGTACGAGATGGGGAGGTTTCTGGGGCAGGGCACCTTCGCGAAGGTCTACTACGGGAAGAACATCGAGTCCCAAGAGAGCGTCGCCATTAAGGTCATCAACAAGGACCATGTCAAGAAGGAAGGCCTGATGGAGCAAATCAAGCGGGAGATCTCGGTCATGCGCCTCGTGAGGCACCCCAACGTCGTCGAGCTCAAGGAAGTCATGGCCACCAGAGGTAAAATCTTCTTTGTCATGGAGTACGTTAGGGGCGGGGAGCTGTTTGCTAAGGTCGCCAAGGGCAAACTTAAGGAGGATGCTGCTAGGAAGTACTTTCAGCAGTTAGTCAGTGCGGTTGACTTTTGCCACAGCAGGGGGGTCTCCCATAGAGACCTCAAGCCTGAGAATCTGCTGTTAGATGAGAATGAGGACCTTAAAGTTTCCGACTTTGGCCTCTCCGCCTTACCCGAGCAGCTTAGGATTGACGGGCTGCTGCACACGCAGTGTGGGACCCCCGCCTATGTTGCCCCTGAGGTGCTGAGGAAGAAAGGGTACGATGGGGCCAAGGCCGATACTTGGTCCTGCGGGGTGATCCTCTACGTCCTCCTCGCTGGCTACTTGCCGTTTCAAGATGAGAATCTCATGAAGATGTACAGGAAGGTGTTCAAGGCTGAGTACGAGTTTCCCCCTTGGTTCTCCACTGATGCCAAGCGGCTGATCTCGAAGCTCCTCGTGGCCGATCCCGAGAGGCGAATCACAATCCCTGCCATCATGCGGAGCCCCTGGTTCCAGAAAGGTTTCAGGAAGCCTGTCGCCTTCTCAATCCAAGAGAAGGAGGTCGACGAATTGAAGGAGCAGGAGGAGAGCTTCAGTGCGGAACGGGAGCTCGTGAGGTCGAACTCAAAGCCGCGATTTTATAATGCGTTCGAGTTCATATCCTCGATGTCTTCGGGGTTCGACCTCTCGAGCCTTTTCGAGAGCAAGAGGAAGTCGGCCTCAATGTTCGCTACCAAGTGCTCGGCCTCGGCCATCGTCGGGAAGCTCGAGGCAGTGGCGAAGAAGCTCAACTTCGGCTTGCTGAGTGTGAAGGACTACAAGGTGAAGCTGCAGGGGAGATCGGAGGGGAGGAAGGGGAAGTTGGCAGTGACAGCAGAGGTGTTCGAGGTGGCGCCAGAGGTGGTGCTGGTGGAGTTCTCCAAATGTTCCGGCGACACTCTCGAGTACAAGAGGTTTTGCGAGGATGAGGTGAGGCCCGCACTGAAGGATATTGTCTGGAGTTGGCAGGGGGAGAACAACTCTCACCAATAG